A window from Camelus dromedarius isolate mCamDro1 chromosome 9, mCamDro1.pat, whole genome shotgun sequence encodes these proteins:
- the LOC116154789 gene encoding neuroblastoma breakpoint family member 4-like, with protein sequence MPRSEIPGSYENQNDQDGVKGVEPTICRLSTELPQMVEDDIPRHSVEESYLTYSALPDLSDSFWPYRSTAIYSFEGLELSYARDVTQNHTVLEEEEEQDQICSSAPDPRSLSSEQPVVEENEGPQDSLDECYLTSSVGHDLSDSCRPDRGASFPWDQQGVFSALAVHGDSWEDRRQGPLSFQGSEMEASQAQLQTSTQVTHHLQLQRDQQFDCGDGNARLGLPSTVWGFTANTDQGLPLQELGLDASIGMKIPPKVEGEGSAASQHERQVSSNSNASSVLKQKILRRKLLRSKWRIACRFPGLQA encoded by the exons atgcccaggagtgagattcctggatcatatg AAAACCAAAATGATCAAGATGGGGTGAAAGGAGTAGAGCCAACTATCTGCAG GCTCAGCACGGAGCTGCCGCAGATGGTAGAGGATGACATCCCACGGCACTCAGTGGAGGAGTCCTATTTGACTTACTCAGCTCTTCCTGACCTGTCAGACTCCTTCTGGCCTTATAGGAGCACCGCCATCTACTCATTTGAGGGATTGGAACTCTCTTATGCTCGGGATGTCACCC AAAATCATACTGttcttgaggaagaagaggaacaagACCAAATATGTTCCAG CGCACCTGACCCCAGAAGCCTCAGTAGTGAGCAGCCGGTGGTAGAAGAGAATGAAGGCCCACAGGACTCACTGGATGAATGTTATTTGACCAGTTCTGTTGGCCATGACCTGTCAGACTCCTGTAGGCCTGACAGAGGTGCCTCATTCCCTTGGGACCAACAGGGAGTCTTCTCAGCGCTTGCTGTACATG GTGACTCCTGGGAGGACCGTCGCCAAGGGCCTTTGAGTTTCCAAGGGTCAGAGATGGAAGCTTCACAAGCACAACTGCAGACAAGCACCCAGGTGACCCATCACCTGCAGCTGCAGCGGGACCAGCAGTTTGACTGTGGTGACGGCAACGCCAGGCTCGGCCTTCCCTCCACCGTGTGGGGCTTCACAGCCAACACTGACCAAGGGCTGCCCCTGCAAG AGCTGGGTTTGGATGCTTCCATCGGAATGAAGATCCCTCCCAAGGTGGAGGGCGAGGGCTCAGCTGCCAGCCAGCATGAACGTCAAGTCTCTAGCAACAGTAATGCCTCCAGTGTCCTGAAGCAGAAGATTCTGCGAAGAAAACTGCTGCGCAGCAAGTGGAGAATAGCATGCAGGTTCCCTGGCCTTCAAGCGTAG
- the LOC135322178 gene encoding neuroblastoma breakpoint family member 6-like protein — translation MAGSLGASCGPRAELTVLEINQELHLELTKQKQDFRDLTQKFLVCQATTYCLANQLQKYKCEEYKDIIESVLGEKLQFRVVKLAEQLAEKLAEKPVLADERFREYDTLICSQARELTQLRQKLWDGREDSILLIQQLRDILIHNNLDNNPGQGFREQLTEGCRLAERLARKLSPEIHEDEEDELEEETLTPSIEQEELEEELLQESQDECVLNPSVLQEGSDCNRLDSEGNLPFDEEKVSRAPDVAGACSHVAEDPIPADLPENQNECDEAAGQEAVSPSMDLLEVQNDDVLQESRDECVLAPSIHQEGSDCYEKCSDGKFAFPEQKVLCALEVACGSSHVKADAIGTDFPGSLHDLCSAQSVLSRRIRCHV, via the exons ATGGCAGGATCTCTTGGCGCTTCGTGTGGTCCGAGGGCAGAACTTACAGTGCTGGAGATCAACCAGGAGCTGCACTTAGAGCTGACCAAACAGAAGCAGGACTTCCGAGATCTCACCCAGAAATTCCTTGTATGCCAAGCTACTACATACTGCCTGGCCAACCAGCTGCAGAAATACA agtGTGAAGAGTACAAGGACATCATTGAATCCGTGCTGGGGGAGAAGCTGCAGTTCCGGGTGGTGAAGTTGGCAGAGCAGCTGGCAGAGAAGCTGGCAGAGAAGCCAGTGCTAGCTGACGAGAGGTTCAG GGAATACGATACCCTAATTTGCTCTCAGGCACGAGAGCTGACCCAGTTACGGCAGAAATTATGGGACGGGAGAGAAGACTCTATCCTGCTCATTCAACAACTCAGGGACATCCTCATCCACAATAACCTTGACAACAACCCGGGCCAGGGCTTCCGAGAGCAGCTGACCGAGGGATGCAGGCTGGCAGAGCGCCTTGCCCGCAAGCTCAGCCCAG AAATTCatgaagatgaggaagatgaacTAGAAGAAGAAACACTCACCCCCAG CATTGAGCAAGAGGAGTTGGAGGAGGAGTTGCTCCAAGAGTCCCAGGATGAATGTGTTTTGAATCCCTCAGTTCTCCAAGAAGGATCTGACTGCAACCGGCTAGACAGTGAAGGCAACTTGCCATTTGATGAAGAGAAAGTCAGCCGTGCTCCGGATGTAGCTGGTGCTTGCTCCCATGTTGCAGAAGATCCAATTCCAGCTGACCTCCCAG AAAATCAGAATGAGTGTGACGAAGCAGCTGGACAAGAGGCAGTGTCCCCCAG CATGGATCTACTGGAGGTTCAGAATGACGACGTGCTCCAGGAGTCCCGGGATGAATGTGTTTTGGCGCCTTCCATTCACCAGGAAGGTTCTGACTGCTATGAGAAGTGCAGTGATggaaaatttgcatttcctgaacaGAAAGTGCTATGTGCTCTGGAGGTAGCCTGTGGTTCCTCGCATGTTAAAGCAGATGCAATTGGAACTGACTTCCCAGGTAGTCTGCATGATCTTTGCTCCGCACAATCTGTCTTGTCTCGGAGAATTCGTTGTCATGTGTAG